A window from Mya arenaria isolate MELC-2E11 chromosome 9, ASM2691426v1 encodes these proteins:
- the LOC128245707 gene encoding uncharacterized protein LOC128245707 isoform X1, giving the protein MSGLHSYDEDKVSFHYIDEHAKKASAEHADSILKLVEYLRDLYKQDPDSDLYLARAILVWISDNKATRKGGDEAKGKADNTPRGCMALLQKSEFEIFRELFDTARIKYEVVEGLVKNIRYRAGDRQCATNRWICFHSNGRRHLLHPEWATKAVRGQRHGDETTLEKDGTALTNHQTGNAGQITSIVNDFWFCTRPDIFITRCFPNDPTFQLLPQSSQLKPKEFFDLPDLRQEFFTRKFALLSKKTCCLASENGECNIALTSKDDSSNNLEFSYELVLHESGIQNREEANMIKNKSKRLVLPQVKHDHGDTFIFDVRCPYKGDYWLRLKVGFHNSEEKFKCCEFKISCSEPNKEWKVFPPSHGLEVFGFGPKAADAGLIEPSVDTAKIAVKPRSSNEMETVMTFHLADSDEYIDTEYSSELYGSDFVGGENIERSFEGCTETIKDIEKRKVKVNACIPQKGEYSLIINANTANGSPQQEQKKASKKAIACYFVTTDSDIDPEDENRKRTKRMKAVKKENKREMKENFKHNLETSLEIIKQELVDLKQKASLIKPYKRVLHLDSSEKRALLSESGKRFLDNRRSDLEGKLVFAMRENGQFSITYLSTANENVIDIVLKCIRDFLAQNSLYMETLLLDRNVHRYIKLHQEEALKAISHSLNEEHGHIYLCQEPLLLVTGSRKGIHEATEGLHDLRMDLIQKHHAIYKDGAYEFFLSKEGQDRIEHIERACECVITIEGFEDKQDGTTETEAIAVAILGENEYLIDLAIGELETSDIRCSQAEYLQINESDGDECSGDDILLGDDNSEFESDIFQLFD; this is encoded by the exons ATGAGTGGTTTGCATTCGTATGACGAAGACAAAGTGTCATTTCACTATATCGACGAACATGCAAAGAAg gcATCTGCAGAGCATGCCGACAGTATTCTAAAGCTTGTTGAATATCTAAGAGACCTCTACAAACAAGACCCCGACTCAGACCTGTACTTAGCAAGAGCGATTCTTGTGTGGATAAGCGATAACAAGGCCACACGGAAAGGAGGAGATGAGGCGAAAGGGAAAGCTGACAATACGCCACGTGGGTGCATGGCATTGCTTCAGAAATCAGAGTTTGAGATATTTAGGGAACTATTCGA CACTGCAAGAATTAAATACGAAGTCGTTGAAGGATTGGTAAAGAACATCAGATACCGCGCTGGCGATCGCCAGTGTGCGACGAACAGGTGGATTTGTTTCCATT CAAATGGGCGACGACATCTTTTGCACCCTGAATGGGCAACGAAAGCTGTAAGAGGTCAACGACATGGTGACGAAACAACACTTGAGAAAGACGGAACAGCGTTGACAAACCACCAGACCGGAAATGCAGGACAGATAACATCgattgtaaatgatttttggTTTTGTACACGGCCAGATATTTTCATAACACGATGCTTTCCGAATGACCCTACTTTTCAGCTTTTGCCACAAAGCTCTCAATTGAAACCTAAAGAATTCTTTGATCTGCCCGATCTACGACAGGAATTCTTTACACGGAAGTTTGCGTTGCTCAGCAAGAAAACTTGTTGTTTGGCGTCTGAAAACGGAGAATGTAATATAGCTTTAACATCAAAGGATGATTCGTCAAATAACCTGGAATTTTCTTACGAACTGGTATTGCATGAGTCTGGCATTCAAAACAGAGAAGAAGCGAACATGATTAAGAATAAATCGAAGAGGCTAGTTCTACCACAAGTTAAACATGACCATGGAGATACGTTCATTTTCGATGTGAGATGTCCATATAAGGGCGACTACTGGCTTCGCCTTAAGGTTGGATTCCACAACAGCGAAGAAAAGTTTAAGTGCTGCGAATTTAAAATTAGTTGCAGTGAACCAAATAAAGAATGGAAGGTCTTTCCGCCAAGTCATGGTCTTGAGGTGTTTGGTTTCGGACCGAAAGCAGCTGACGCTGGGCTCATCGAGCCGTCTGTCGATACAGCAAAAATAGCTGTAAAGCCAAGGAGTTCAAATGAAATGGAGACAGTGATGACATTTCATCTGGCTGATAGCGATGAATATATTGACACCGAATACAGCTCGGAATTATATGGAAGCGACTTTGTAGGCGGAGAAAATATTGAACGAAGCTTCGAAG GCTGCACAGAAACAATCAAGGACATTGAGAAAAGAAAGGTTAAAGTAAATGCTTGCATTCCACAGAAAGGGGAATACTCGCTGATCATAAATGCAAATACAGCCAACGGATCTCCCCAACAAGAGCAGAAGAAAGCCAGCAAAAAGGCTATTGCTTGTTACTTTGTGACCACAGACAGTGACATCGACCCGg aagATGAGAAtagaaaaagaacaaaaagaatgaaagctgtcaaaaaagaaaacaaaagagAAATGAAGGAGAATTTTAAGCACAACCTAGAAACTTCGCTTGAGATCATCAAACAAGAATTAGTAGACCTTAAGCAAAAGGCCTCATTAATAAAACCTTACAAGCGGGTTTTGCATTTGGACAGTTCTGAAAAAAGAGCATTACTTTCAGAATCAGGAAAACGTTTCTTGGACAACCGCAGATCAGATCTTGAGGGGAAACTGGTGTTTGCGATGAGAGAAAACGGCCAGTTTTCGATAACGTATCTCAGCACTGCAAACGAAAATGTCATCGATATCGTTCTAAAATGCATACGTGATTTCCTTGCCCAAAACTCTCTGTACATGGAGACACTTTTACTTGACAGGAATGTCCATCGTTATATCAAACTCCATCAAGAAGAAGCTTTGAAAGCAATTTCACATTCATTAAATGAGGAACATGGGCACATATATCTGTGCCAAGAACCATTATTGCTTGTCACGGGATCGCGCAAAGGGATTCACGAAGCAACGGAAGGGCTGCATGATCTGAGAATGGATTTAATACAGAAACACCATGCAATTTATAAAGACGGAGCGTATGAGTTTTTCCTTTCCAAAGAAGGTCAAGATAGAATAGAACATATCGAGCGAGCTTGTGAATGCGTTATAACAATTGAAGGGTTTGAAGATAAGCAAGACGGAACGACGGAAACGGAAGCAATAGCTGTGGCCATTCTTGGTGAAAACGAATATTTGATCGACTTGGCAATCGGGGAGTTAGAAACTTCCGATATTCGCTGCTCACAAGCGGAATATTTGCAGATAAATG AATCTGACGGAGATGAATGTTCAGGAGATGATATCCTACTGGGAGATGACAACTCCGAATTTGAAAGTgacatatttcaattgtttgattga
- the LOC128245707 gene encoding uncharacterized protein LOC128245707 isoform X2: MRRKGKLTIRHVGAWHCFRNQSLRYLGNYSSSTARIKYEVVEGLVKNIRYRAGDRQCATNRWICFHSNGRRHLLHPEWATKAVRGQRHGDETTLEKDGTALTNHQTGNAGQITSIVNDFWFCTRPDIFITRCFPNDPTFQLLPQSSQLKPKEFFDLPDLRQEFFTRKFALLSKKTCCLASENGECNIALTSKDDSSNNLEFSYELVLHESGIQNREEANMIKNKSKRLVLPQVKHDHGDTFIFDVRCPYKGDYWLRLKVGFHNSEEKFKCCEFKISCSEPNKEWKVFPPSHGLEVFGFGPKAADAGLIEPSVDTAKIAVKPRSSNEMETVMTFHLADSDEYIDTEYSSELYGSDFVGGENIERSFEGCTETIKDIEKRKVKVNACIPQKGEYSLIINANTANGSPQQEQKKASKKAIACYFVTTDSDIDPEDENRKRTKRMKAVKKENKREMKENFKHNLETSLEIIKQELVDLKQKASLIKPYKRVLHLDSSEKRALLSESGKRFLDNRRSDLEGKLVFAMRENGQFSITYLSTANENVIDIVLKCIRDFLAQNSLYMETLLLDRNVHRYIKLHQEEALKAISHSLNEEHGHIYLCQEPLLLVTGSRKGIHEATEGLHDLRMDLIQKHHAIYKDGAYEFFLSKEGQDRIEHIERACECVITIEGFEDKQDGTTETEAIAVAILGENEYLIDLAIGELETSDIRCSQAEYLQINESDGDECSGDDILLGDDNSEFESDIFQLFD; this comes from the exons ATGAGGCGAAAGGGAAAGCTGACAATACGCCACGTGGGTGCATGGCATTGCTTCAGAAATCAGAGTTTGAGATATTTAGGGAACTATTCGAGTAG CACTGCAAGAATTAAATACGAAGTCGTTGAAGGATTGGTAAAGAACATCAGATACCGCGCTGGCGATCGCCAGTGTGCGACGAACAGGTGGATTTGTTTCCATT CAAATGGGCGACGACATCTTTTGCACCCTGAATGGGCAACGAAAGCTGTAAGAGGTCAACGACATGGTGACGAAACAACACTTGAGAAAGACGGAACAGCGTTGACAAACCACCAGACCGGAAATGCAGGACAGATAACATCgattgtaaatgatttttggTTTTGTACACGGCCAGATATTTTCATAACACGATGCTTTCCGAATGACCCTACTTTTCAGCTTTTGCCACAAAGCTCTCAATTGAAACCTAAAGAATTCTTTGATCTGCCCGATCTACGACAGGAATTCTTTACACGGAAGTTTGCGTTGCTCAGCAAGAAAACTTGTTGTTTGGCGTCTGAAAACGGAGAATGTAATATAGCTTTAACATCAAAGGATGATTCGTCAAATAACCTGGAATTTTCTTACGAACTGGTATTGCATGAGTCTGGCATTCAAAACAGAGAAGAAGCGAACATGATTAAGAATAAATCGAAGAGGCTAGTTCTACCACAAGTTAAACATGACCATGGAGATACGTTCATTTTCGATGTGAGATGTCCATATAAGGGCGACTACTGGCTTCGCCTTAAGGTTGGATTCCACAACAGCGAAGAAAAGTTTAAGTGCTGCGAATTTAAAATTAGTTGCAGTGAACCAAATAAAGAATGGAAGGTCTTTCCGCCAAGTCATGGTCTTGAGGTGTTTGGTTTCGGACCGAAAGCAGCTGACGCTGGGCTCATCGAGCCGTCTGTCGATACAGCAAAAATAGCTGTAAAGCCAAGGAGTTCAAATGAAATGGAGACAGTGATGACATTTCATCTGGCTGATAGCGATGAATATATTGACACCGAATACAGCTCGGAATTATATGGAAGCGACTTTGTAGGCGGAGAAAATATTGAACGAAGCTTCGAAG GCTGCACAGAAACAATCAAGGACATTGAGAAAAGAAAGGTTAAAGTAAATGCTTGCATTCCACAGAAAGGGGAATACTCGCTGATCATAAATGCAAATACAGCCAACGGATCTCCCCAACAAGAGCAGAAGAAAGCCAGCAAAAAGGCTATTGCTTGTTACTTTGTGACCACAGACAGTGACATCGACCCGg aagATGAGAAtagaaaaagaacaaaaagaatgaaagctgtcaaaaaagaaaacaaaagagAAATGAAGGAGAATTTTAAGCACAACCTAGAAACTTCGCTTGAGATCATCAAACAAGAATTAGTAGACCTTAAGCAAAAGGCCTCATTAATAAAACCTTACAAGCGGGTTTTGCATTTGGACAGTTCTGAAAAAAGAGCATTACTTTCAGAATCAGGAAAACGTTTCTTGGACAACCGCAGATCAGATCTTGAGGGGAAACTGGTGTTTGCGATGAGAGAAAACGGCCAGTTTTCGATAACGTATCTCAGCACTGCAAACGAAAATGTCATCGATATCGTTCTAAAATGCATACGTGATTTCCTTGCCCAAAACTCTCTGTACATGGAGACACTTTTACTTGACAGGAATGTCCATCGTTATATCAAACTCCATCAAGAAGAAGCTTTGAAAGCAATTTCACATTCATTAAATGAGGAACATGGGCACATATATCTGTGCCAAGAACCATTATTGCTTGTCACGGGATCGCGCAAAGGGATTCACGAAGCAACGGAAGGGCTGCATGATCTGAGAATGGATTTAATACAGAAACACCATGCAATTTATAAAGACGGAGCGTATGAGTTTTTCCTTTCCAAAGAAGGTCAAGATAGAATAGAACATATCGAGCGAGCTTGTGAATGCGTTATAACAATTGAAGGGTTTGAAGATAAGCAAGACGGAACGACGGAAACGGAAGCAATAGCTGTGGCCATTCTTGGTGAAAACGAATATTTGATCGACTTGGCAATCGGGGAGTTAGAAACTTCCGATATTCGCTGCTCACAAGCGGAATATTTGCAGATAAATG AATCTGACGGAGATGAATGTTCAGGAGATGATATCCTACTGGGAGATGACAACTCCGAATTTGAAAGTgacatatttcaattgtttgattga